In Haliotis asinina isolate JCU_RB_2024 chromosome 15, JCU_Hal_asi_v2, whole genome shotgun sequence, the sequence AGTtcttaaatatcatttacatttaATACACTTCAAACAATGAAaccagactgactatgtacatgGTGCTTCGaattaaataaaatacacaaaatacacgATGATTGAATTAAGTTCAACAGAGGCTTCTTCCCTCTAACTGTACATGAATAATTCTATTATTTTTTGGCCAACAGGAAATGCAAATGTAAATCAGTCCGGGTGAAATCTATGATGATCATCAAGGAAGTGAGAAGCCTACTTACTGATTGTTAACGAAAATACTAATAATCTCGAAACCAGTTACTCATGAGGAGGAGTGGGCTTTAAACTgcttttaataatattccagctgggATACGAGCTTCACATCTTGTACCCATGAGCGGAATCAAACCCGGCTCTACTGTGTGACTATTCCTACCTCACACATTAGTGTAGAATAGACCCTTTGATTTGTTCCAGAAATGATGGAATACATGCTTCAACTTGTTggaaaaaatgtttgaaacataaatTGCATTGTGGCaagatgaaaaaaataaaataaataacatattcttttatcaataaaatatcGATAATATGTGGTTTTCCCTCTGCAACTACAACATATCCCAAAGATCCTCCAAAAACTGACAGTTAGGCCCCTTAATGTTCAAATTAGTTGAATATTTccataaaatgtaaaatattaagGCGTTCTTCACAACAGTATTGCTAGAAAGCTTATGAAACTTCCTTCATACATGTTTGCCCCCTGATAATATCATGGATTTCACCAATGTCGTACTGAAAGAAGTAAAATTATAAAGAACAAAATCAAGTTGGAGATTAATAGGCACACTATAAACTCCACGTCAGTAACTATTAAAGGAGACATACACACTATCATTGAAACTTACTGCAAATTTATTGTAAATATTCTCTGACAATTTTAGATCAAATTTCCTCAAATAGAAAGAAGGGAAATGATTGAATGGACAGACTGTAGGTCTGTTGTCccaatagaggatactaaacgaccttccttgtaataccatttttattaaacgagttaatgatttggtatcaaacgagcgaaagccaGTTTGGTACTAAATCTTTaatgagtttaatgaaaatggtatttcacggaagcgagtttagtattctgttcattactcgccaacattgacagaaactgctgcgaaattgcctacagtgtgaggacactcagctttcaagtcaagcaaggtctagtaagaTCGCCACATCAAcaatagcattgtgatgtcacaactttgaaccattttgacatcatacatcaagcggtattacactagtgtaatattgaggcgaaaatattacactgcagcatcttccacgggcgagtaataaatacCATGCCCATTCAACTCATTAAGACTGAATATAGTAAAAGGTATAAGCAATTTTGCAGCTATTGGAGGCAGTACACACACCTACACCAGgtgtacacaaacaatatgACTTCCCATTTGGGTAGTTAAGATCCAGTTATTATATGGTTATATGGTGCAGTGAAACCTTGCCAGATCTGATCAGTGAACCTTTTCTGGGACGGCTATACATGCTTCTTTGACCCCAGCGATTAGCGGTCCTAATTAACAAGGTTTCACTGCACAAAGTTTTTATTCtactatatacacatgtacaataCCGACATATCAATTGTATTCACAGCCAAGTTTGAAAGCACCATTTATAAAAATACTGATAGGGTTGTGGAATATCCATTTGATGTCTGGAGCGGGAATGAATTGTTTAATCTTAAAAGGGTCCAAAATGCTTGTACCTATTTGCGGTCAATTTAATATTGTGACGACCTAATGTTATGACATCATATAACCACCAGATGGTAAAGAATTATGAACGTTGTTGTTCCACATAATTTATATTTAAATTTGTCAGTCTGATCTTACATTTTGAGATCAGCCAAACTGTTTACATAGCAATCCCTTGTCAGTAAACAGCTATCCTTATGAATAGCTTGAAATGTGAACAAAACCTGCATTGGTCATAGAACATATTTGGTACCTTAAACTCTCTAGTTTTTTTTTCTCCTTCTCCAAAAAGCTATTCAAGGACTGGATGTTTAATAATGTTAGAATTCTGACAACACACAGTGGTGTTGTGGTCAGTTAAGGATATATCATTGCCTATTCGACTCAACTGGCCTACAACGCAGTTCCATGAAACCAGAGTGCTTTTTTATGCTGCTATTACAACAGTAAACACCATGTTAGAACAAAAATAAGAAACGATCACTGTTTATGTGTTACTGAATCAGACtgaaatatgttaaatattGGGTCGTAATATACATTTTCGGACAGAAGAGGAGCCAGGAGTTATATTACTTATTAAAATGCTATATAACAAGTCGAACATACGTGCCAAATGAGTCGAATACGATGCGCACAAAACCTTTCAGTGCAGTGCACAAAACCTCTCAGTGCAGTCTGCAATCCTGAGATCGATTCCAAATATGAACTTGAACTTTCCTAACACAATATTTTCAATTACTGAACTAAGTTCAAGTTTAAATTTGGCTGACGGATCTTGTTTTATCCCTCATCTCGATCATCCTCTCACATGACTAGCTCGCGCTCCACCACAAGGGTGTGTGGAATGGTACATgcaactgaaacaaacaaaattaaaatgacattatTACATCATTTTTTAATAAGGTCATTGTCGTGAACAAAATGCACCTAACAAAATAATCAAACCAACACAAATCGTTACTGTATAGTCTACATAAAAAGTTAGTTAATCTGCAAAACACAAGTGATCTtcagaatatcaaaatattatattcaaaaacacGAAAACttgtctttatatttctccaTAATCATTCTGTCCAAACTCTCAATATTCAGTAACCATGTGGCAATTTCAATTCATTGTCTTACCATTATGATTGTACAAGAAAGACTGAAAGAAATGCGTGTCAAAACGCATTATACGAGCTGACACTCTTATCATACAAGTTGATAGTGGTGACACACACCGATATGTGTTTAGTCACGTGGACACCAACCTTCCTCTCATAGGTGCTTACCGTGGCGTTGGTTTCATGTAGATTTCATCTTCCGTCTTCGATATCCATGATTGCTTGAAAGAGAGTGACCGCATCGGGGAAATCTCCATCTCCATTCTTTCTTCTAATGTCTATGGCTTGCTTTATCATGTCATGAGAATAGcccatttcaactacggcttGTATCGCGGGACTGTTTCCGAAATCGTCATTAGAAGGATCCGAAACTTGGGAGTGGACTTGGGGATTGGCCGCTGCACCACTTGTAGCACAATCCACTGTGATGTCCCCGGCACCGTACAAACCAACATACCCATTGTTACGTTTGCTTGAACAGTCGATGAAGGTCGAATTTTCAAACTGTATTCTCAATTTCTCAGTCCTTTCCCATTCttcaatttcttttttcattCCATCCACATCGAGCTGTTGAACGTAGGGGCAGTTTTCTGACCATTGTCGGTGTGCACAAGGTGGGTAGTCGTCAGTGTCCCAGTCTCTCAGCGTCACCCCACAGTGAAAACATCTTGCCCGGTCAGCTGACCCTATGTAAAAAAAGCCTGACCGGGCCATCATTTCGGGTTTTTGGGCTACACACTTCAAAGGCCAAGAGTCAAAACTCCTCAGCCGGGATTCATAATCTGAGTAAAGAGGGTATTTCACACTGACGATTTTCTTGGGTTTAGGCGGTGCTTTGATTTGGGGGAAATTTTTTATCATGAATTCACAATCCGGAGCATATTTCTTGTGTGCTTGGAGAGGATCCTCATCGTCTTGCCAGTTGTACAGTCGAATACCACACGACTGGCACTCCACTTTGTCTGTGATACctgttaaatatatttccaaCTTCAAACACACATCTTCAAACCGCAGAATACAGATCTAGATCTACCTCCGGTAAAACtgcaaaaacacacaaaaaatgtacCATAGGTCTGTGCAGAGTGAACTTATGTTTGACGTTAATCAAATCGACAGGGATAATTTACCAAATATAGTCTCCCTAATCAAATCTAAGGGAATGAAATCTGTCAGATGCAAAATACCTGTGAAGATAAATCCGGCGGTTGCTAACTGCAGTGCACTCTTCTTGCTCGTCCATCTTGCATATGTGTTCAGCCTCTGTTTGAGTTTGTCAGCTTCGTTTTCGGGCTCAGTTGTTGGTTTATACTGAGCTGTCTGGGTTAGGTGGGGTTGAACAGCTGGTGCCCCATCAGCCTCTACCCTGTCCCGCAAATCACCCATACCAACAACAACGTTACGCTACTGCTAAGTAGCGAGCGTTGTCAGTACTGAATCTTACATCAACCAACACAACGGTCTATAAAGATCACCGCACATGCGCACGCGCAGCCGTATCAGTTGAATCTACAGATTTAGACACTGGGAAATCCAGAGTGCGTCTACTTATAGAAGGGAAATCCCCTTCAGATGAGCTATATTTGGATCGTGTTGTTTTTCATCGTGTTTATGGATATTCGGCCATCGAGTTTATTTTGTAAGTAAATCAGCGCTAGATCAGTATATTTTGCCGATGTAAATTCCAACGGTATATTTTCTGGGCATGCCTCTGTTAAAATATTTGTAGCTACAGATACCGACGGTAAAGCACTGGTGACTGTGAACAGTATCTGGAAAATTGAAGACTATATCATGATAACTGGGGTCTT encodes:
- the LOC137265392 gene encoding baculoviral IAP repeat-containing protein 2-like, giving the protein MGDLRDRVEADGAPAVQPHLTQTAQYKPTTEPENEADKLKQRLNTYARWTSKKSALQLATAGFIFTGITDKVECQSCGIRLYNWQDDEDPLQAHKKYAPDCEFMIKNFPQIKAPPKPKKIVSVKYPLYSDYESRLRSFDSWPLKCVAQKPEMMARSGFFYIGSADRARCFHCGVTLRDWDTDDYPPCAHRQWSENCPYVQQLDVDGMKKEIEEWERTEKLRIQFENSTFIDCSSKRNNGYVGLYGAGDITVDCATSGAAANPQVHSQVSDPSNDDFGNSPAIQAVVEMGYSHDMIKQAIDIRRKNGDGDFPDAVTLFQAIMDIEDGR